The proteins below come from a single Chryseobacterium nepalense genomic window:
- a CDS encoding NlpC/P60 family protein — translation MRKDVFHITLYLFIYIAILSCSGKKYITEIPYYYSDQYSHKSRNLANDIGSPHSIEGNNSQILDDDVLKIKEKYSIIMEVMPREITDYRLYSYIDEWLGTPYKKQSLEKQKAVDASYLIQALFSEVYEETFPKTPDGIFRSKMLQLFTGRMFLKEGDIIFFRYDKSHPISDVGLYLHNDRILACTSKGLNIYNFNDEYFQLRFVAAGRLKDKK, via the coding sequence ATGAGAAAAGATGTATTTCATATTACTCTATATCTGTTTATATATATCGCTATACTTTCATGTAGCGGCAAGAAATACATTACAGAAATCCCTTATTATTATTCAGATCAATATTCTCACAAAAGCCGGAATTTGGCAAATGACATTGGATCCCCGCATTCTATAGAAGGTAATAATTCTCAGATTTTAGATGATGACGTATTGAAAATTAAGGAAAAATATTCAATTATTATGGAAGTAATGCCTAGGGAAATCACAGATTACAGGCTTTATTCCTATATTGATGAATGGCTGGGAACGCCCTATAAAAAACAGTCTCTTGAAAAACAAAAGGCAGTTGATGCTTCCTATCTTATACAGGCGTTGTTCAGTGAAGTATACGAAGAAACCTTTCCTAAAACACCGGATGGTATTTTTCGTTCAAAAATGTTACAGCTTTTTACAGGAAGAATGTTCCTGAAAGAGGGTGATATCATTTTTTTTCGGTATGATAAATCCCATCCTATTTCTGATGTAGGGCTGTATCTTCATAATGACCGTATTCTGGCGTGTACCTCTAAAGGTCTTAATATCTATAATTTCAATGATGAATATTTTCAGCTGCGTTTTGTAGCTGCAGGAAGATTAAAAGACAAGAAATAA
- a CDS encoding PKD domain-containing protein — protein MKKRTSFLPNIDPRIYLSFGIIFLLSLVFLVYQYFRHIDCENANFYIHADEYIVNKVVEFNDNTKGAISWEWDFGDNTPADRRQRTLHYYKKPGEFIVKLKINGNCIHEKPVTITSISQQNGYLPIIIAPNVTTVSEPVYFNAEKEAAESWEWSFGETGSTDALEKAPVYRFKTTGDKKITLIVNGDVEHTAVKTIYVAPKVIRAKQKVNIKSYKFEKPHSAFSLPPGEAQKDPLVDMLQYIPVSPKMKPQKDSGIAAKKAPEISNEQFRIMVGQVAAQTKTKDDFKDFMCKRYDIPVVVNEKKLIPFDQLCQEIAGKKIKITALRMNKNTKNCIQSISIHYKVKKWMLWMEE, from the coding sequence ATGAAAAAAAGAACCAGTTTTCTTCCGAATATTGATCCGAGAATCTATCTAAGCTTTGGAATCATTTTCTTACTCAGTCTTGTTTTCCTGGTTTATCAGTATTTCCGCCACATCGATTGTGAAAATGCTAACTTCTATATTCATGCAGATGAGTATATCGTCAACAAAGTAGTTGAATTTAATGATAACACTAAGGGAGCTATATCCTGGGAGTGGGATTTTGGGGACAACACACCGGCTGATCGCCGGCAGCGAACTCTTCATTACTACAAAAAGCCGGGAGAATTTATTGTAAAATTAAAAATCAACGGCAACTGTATACACGAAAAACCGGTGACTATTACCAGTATTAGTCAGCAAAATGGCTATCTTCCCATTATCATAGCTCCGAATGTGACAACCGTGAGCGAGCCGGTCTATTTTAATGCTGAAAAAGAAGCCGCCGAATCTTGGGAATGGAGTTTTGGGGAAACCGGATCAACAGATGCTTTAGAAAAAGCGCCCGTTTATAGGTTCAAAACGACAGGTGATAAAAAAATTACCCTTATCGTTAATGGAGACGTAGAGCATACTGCAGTAAAAACAATATATGTTGCTCCTAAAGTGATTCGGGCAAAACAAAAGGTAAATATTAAATCCTATAAATTTGAAAAACCTCACTCCGCGTTTTCTTTACCTCCCGGGGAAGCTCAGAAAGATCCTCTTGTAGATATGTTGCAATATATTCCCGTGTCTCCGAAAATGAAACCCCAAAAAGACTCAGGCATTGCTGCGAAGAAAGCTCCGGAAATTTCCAATGAACAATTTCGGATTATGGTTGGGCAGGTTGCGGCACAAACCAAAACCAAGGACGACTTTAAAGATTTCATGTGTAAAAGATATGATATTCCTGTTGTTGTGAACGAAAAAAAACTGATACCATTCGATCAGCTTTGTCAGGAAATTGCCGGTAAAAAAATTAAAATTACCGCTCTCAGGATGAATAAAAATACTAAAAACTGTATTCAGAGTATCAGTATTCATTATAAAGTAAAAAAATGGATGTTATGGATGGAAGAATGA
- a CDS encoding type VI secretion system baseplate subunit TssG: protein MNHLQHIASLITSFPQDIRAEVIINDLIQSEDLKAEDYTILKEGQFSRAYRFDVLDAKVADSDDEKAQLVLNLSRDSMYDTLPQGIFHNSQNDTSGKDVDVMIREYYDQKKQQKEARKFFQPFENEMFEFGVEIEDFESSFLSALNGNKAPDLFYTFWNMSRDFLPLLISKFIRLLPFAYKIVGNISQACHILSILLEEEVTVNERGYQKYADDSKTTLLGETRLGLDSITGTQYDDYSRHIDIKIGPLKKSTFTDFIHTGKKKKFVDMFCEYFFPLEIEITTIILLQENEEKFDMSRQTEAILGYNTCI, encoded by the coding sequence ATGAATCACTTACAACATATTGCCTCTCTAATTACGTCCTTTCCTCAGGATATCCGAGCAGAAGTCATTATCAATGATCTTATACAAAGCGAAGATCTCAAAGCCGAAGACTATACTATTCTTAAAGAAGGCCAATTTTCGAGGGCTTATCGCTTCGATGTGCTTGATGCAAAAGTAGCTGATTCCGATGATGAAAAAGCGCAGCTCGTATTGAATCTTTCCAGGGACAGCATGTACGATACACTGCCGCAGGGAATTTTCCATAACTCTCAGAATGATACTTCAGGAAAAGATGTGGATGTGATGATTCGGGAATATTATGATCAAAAAAAACAGCAAAAAGAGGCCAGGAAGTTTTTTCAGCCTTTTGAAAATGAAATGTTTGAATTCGGTGTAGAAATAGAAGATTTTGAGAGTTCCTTCCTGTCTGCACTCAACGGAAACAAAGCTCCCGATCTGTTTTATACATTCTGGAATATGAGCAGGGACTTTCTGCCACTGCTAATCTCAAAATTCATCAGGCTCCTTCCCTTCGCCTATAAAATAGTCGGCAATATATCTCAGGCTTGCCACATTCTTTCGATATTGCTTGAAGAAGAAGTAACAGTAAATGAACGCGGATATCAAAAATATGCTGACGACAGCAAAACAACTTTGTTGGGTGAGACCCGTCTCGGACTGGATTCTATTACAGGAACTCAATATGATGATTATTCCAGACATATCGATATTAAAATTGGTCCTTTGAAAAAGTCGACATTCACAGACTTTATCCATACAGGAAAAAAGAAAAAATTTGTTGATATGTTCTGCGAATATTTTTTTCCGCTCGAAATAGAAATTACTACAATAATTCTTCTTCAGGAAAATGAAGAAAAATTTGATATGAGTCGGCAGACCGAAGCTATTTTAGGATACAATACCTGTATATGA
- a CDS encoding TssN family type VI secretion system protein, translating into MIKIKKHIVNLLDPQLFVILLVGIALCIILTMIFSQKTKDFKQKYRAKFYIYLFSFAFAYAIIALLGYNRLFQGNNLYEFVFYQLCSLIIGIIHCYAYRAYFDKFEFRKSGNEYLFTLLSVLYASVPFMLIYSFFNGTDLVYLMLGHFIVFFIPTFLNDTFNRIISIPPKVYLTWQFPENYKETIGLSDDEWRDMVVFTYVMDKDKTARKYSVYRAKGPTRLDFGRLFYNFTVDYNQRHPEDQIQVEDENGLFSWVFFLQPKWYESTKYIDPNLTLYMNGIEENSVVFCIRTEQVLGKNKEAGKTDFEYNQEKEREYQ; encoded by the coding sequence ATGATTAAGATAAAAAAGCATATTGTTAATTTATTAGATCCCCAACTCTTTGTCATTTTGTTGGTAGGAATTGCTTTATGTATCATCCTCACGATGATTTTTTCTCAAAAAACAAAAGATTTCAAACAAAAATACCGGGCCAAATTCTACATCTATCTTTTTTCATTTGCTTTTGCTTACGCAATCATTGCGCTTTTAGGTTATAATAGGCTATTCCAAGGAAATAATCTCTATGAATTTGTCTTCTATCAACTGTGTTCTTTAATTATAGGGATCATTCATTGTTATGCCTATCGTGCATATTTTGATAAATTTGAATTCAGAAAATCCGGTAACGAATATCTTTTTACTTTACTTTCGGTTTTATATGCCTCCGTTCCCTTTATGTTGATTTACTCATTTTTTAACGGAACAGATCTCGTTTATCTGATGCTGGGACATTTTATTGTATTTTTTATTCCAACCTTCTTAAATGATACATTTAACCGGATCATAAGTATTCCTCCCAAAGTCTACCTAACATGGCAGTTTCCGGAAAATTATAAAGAGACCATTGGTCTATCTGATGATGAATGGCGGGATATGGTTGTCTTCACTTATGTGATGGATAAAGATAAAACTGCCAGAAAATACAGCGTATACAGAGCTAAAGGACCAACAAGACTTGATTTCGGAAGGCTTTTTTACAACTTTACAGTAGATTACAACCAGAGACATCCGGAAGATCAGATTCAGGTGGAAGACGAAAACGGACTTTTCAGCTGGGTATTCTTTCTACAGCCCAAATGGTACGAGTCTACTAAATATATTGATCCCAATCTCACCCTTTACATGAATGGCATTGAAGAAAACAGCGTGGTGTTTTGTATAAGAACAGAGCAGGTTTTAGGTAAAAATAAAGAAGCCGGTAAAACAGACTTTGAATATAATCAGGAAAAAGAAAGGGAATATCAATAA
- a CDS encoding thiopeptide-type bacteriocin biosynthesis protein, giving the protein MKRKFPPGSEWLYLKICTGVKTADLILEEEIQPLVEYFQQKEYISKWFFIRYNDPKPHLRVRLLLNNVIFYNEMLEKINQLFEQFIDSGEISNIQIDTYNREIERYGKNTIEEAESFFHKNSEFTLQCLHYDDEEKIIISIFYIDELLNKIGLSIWERLIWINDFNAAFKAEFNADKKLNSSIDKKYRKFKSKYIEFLQADEFSDERNKVTTLIEKSDVAVDSIARYYADQSLEMPLREFFQSIFHMNINRLFVSQQRLFEMIIYDYMMRFYKSQVWMKA; this is encoded by the coding sequence ATGAAAAGAAAATTCCCTCCCGGAAGCGAATGGCTTTACCTGAAAATCTGTACAGGAGTGAAAACAGCTGATCTTATTTTGGAGGAAGAAATACAGCCTCTTGTAGAATATTTTCAGCAAAAAGAATATATTTCAAAATGGTTTTTTATTCGCTATAACGATCCTAAACCGCATTTGAGAGTAAGGTTGCTGTTGAATAATGTCATTTTTTACAATGAAATGCTTGAAAAAATTAATCAGTTATTTGAGCAATTTATCGACAGCGGAGAAATTTCAAATATTCAGATTGATACCTATAATCGTGAAATTGAACGTTATGGTAAAAACACCATAGAAGAAGCAGAGTCATTCTTCCATAAAAACAGCGAATTTACGCTGCAATGCCTTCACTATGATGATGAGGAAAAAATTATAATAAGTATTTTTTATATTGATGAACTGTTGAACAAAATCGGACTTTCTATTTGGGAAAGACTTATTTGGATTAATGATTTTAACGCCGCTTTTAAAGCTGAATTTAATGCAGATAAAAAGCTGAATTCCAGCATAGATAAGAAATACAGGAAGTTTAAATCAAAATATATAGAATTTCTTCAGGCCGATGAATTTTCAGATGAAAGAAATAAAGTTACTACCCTTATTGAAAAAAGTGATGTTGCTGTAGATTCTATTGCTCGCTATTATGCAGATCAATCTTTAGAAATGCCCTTACGGGAATTCTTTCAAAGCATATTTCATATGAATATCAACAGGCTTTTTGTTTCGCAACAAAGGCTGTTTGAAATGATAATTTATGATTATATGATGAGGTTTTATAAATCACAGGTTTGGATGAAGGCATAA